The sequence ATTTACATGATAGAACACTTCTGTTCAGCTGCCTGCTTAATATCAGTGAAGGTTGCTTGAGCCTTTTCTTTGATAGTGTCCATGTCCATGTTCTGGATGTTCTGAAGTTGTCTGAGAATAAAATCCTTGTCCTCTTCTTCCACTTGATCTTCTGCCATCATTTTCTGAAGGTCTTCCGGCAAGTCCACATCGTCTCCAGCCATCTGGATCTGATTCTCATCTAGTTCGCTCTGAGGAGGGAgaaaagaggagaggaaggaaataTAAGTATAGGCAGGCAGGGAGGTGCACtaaaaatgtaaatttaaatTCTCGCATTAAATTCTGTGCCAAgaaaaacaaaggaagctgccttatactgagtcaaaccattggtccatcaagctcagtattgtctacactgactggcagcagctctctagtgtttccggcaggggacattcccggccctacttggagatgctggggattgaagctgggtctttctgcatgcaaagcagatgctctaccactaagcgaCAGTCCTTCCCCAAAAACCTATTGCACCGATTGTAAGTTTAGACAGAAACATTTAGTAATTGCTATTACTCTTTTCCATCCCTTTTAATTTCTTAATGTGTCTTATTCCTATTTATTGTCAAACCTTATTTTTTGGATTGTCATATTTCGCCAAGACATTGTTACCATTATAACATCATATCTATACCCTGAAGGCCTTTGGAGGCATGGTACCCACAGGAGATGGGTAGCAACCCCTAGTATAGTGTTTTCCTTGGAAATGTTATTGGGCATTAATCTATGCCATCAAGCATTCTGTTTTCTGACTCAGCTATTGCATGAGGGTTATCTTGCCTATGCACATATACTTTCCTGATTCATTTCAGTGCATATGCCAAAGGAATTAGAGCTGGACCTGCCCCCTCTGTTATAGTAAACGGTAAAGCCTATAGGAACACATGCAGGGATTGGCAACCTATGATCCTCCAGAtattcttgaactacaactcccattggccccagtcagtatggccaagggtcaggaactgtagtccaacatctggtgtAGGGATGAACGAATATATCAATGAtactttctctcactttctcattttttccaatctcaatttcagttctctacatttccgcatcagtttgcaattaaaaaacaaatcatgaaaattcctcagcattttagagGATGTACatgtttatatgctattttctctaatatatgcatctttgcaagcaatttcccccaatataatgcatttttgtatgttattttcaccgatacctgaattttatgcacactttccactaaacTATACGTTTGTACACAtctggctggggaactgcattgcaaaattcagagaagggcaaatgtTGAAATAGAACTTTttcagttcacgtattgtttcaggaagtatgaattagggtttcatattaaaatgtgaactaaacataatttctcctctacCCCTAAtattctggagggtcacagatctcCCACTCCTGACATATAGGATCCCTCTTTCCAACTATGTAGTTCCCCTGAAAACTTCATGAAAACTGTCATCTGCAAATACATACTGAAACAAAATAATACGCTGGTCTTTTATCTACAAAGGATAAACATGTGAGTAAATAACTGGTTAAGCTGCTGGCCAACTATTCTGTTCCTAAAAGGCTATGCTATTCATGCactgcgcgcacgcacacacacacattcattcattcattcatattcacGCCCATTTTTATTCAAATCCACGATCCCATCTTACATTCTGAAACAGCATTGATGCTTATTCCTCTTGGCCTTTAGCTGCTGTCAGGCTTTGTTTTGGAGATGTAATGAAGCATTAATACTTATCTTGGATGGATGaactgtgttgttgtttaaaaaaataaaaatcatgtgcgtAAAATGTTGGGTCCATCAGAACTCATAGCAAAAATCTAACCAAAATGGCCATTGTCTGAAGAATGGACTGGTTCCGTTAACAAGGCATTATATAGGAAACAGGAAACAAAGTAAGCCCTATATATACTCACTGAGGCTAACTTCTGAGTTAACAAGGATAGGAATGGTCTGCATTAGggacggaaagatctgtcaatttcggtcctctccagtcttaaattttctgtggtggcccccactctctggaactccctcccatgtgatcttcgacatgccccttccctagatgtattccgcaaggccctgaagacgtggttattccaacaagcctttgaggtccttgggatgggtaaatcgtcatgagtctgtcatctatcgtatgttgttaatttaattgcttttatatgtattgatgactgtccagtatttctatctattgttttaatgtgattgcatctgatattattgtattttatcttttttaatgtacgtcgcctagagtggctaattgccagatacgtgacaaacaaattaattattattattattattattattaaattcagttctgcagcaatttgcaattttttaaaatgcacactaTACCCCAATATATACACATTACtcggctggaaaactgcattgcaaaatttggagaagtgagaatttcaagaggtagctgtgttatggttctcattttgtttcagaaaatgtgaattaggtaggtttacccTTTAATGCaagccaaatcaaatttctcccccatccatagctGCATGGCATCCTGttctgaacatcttccagtgaCTGAAAGTCATTATTATAGTTCCTCCGAATTTTCACATAAAAACTTCCAAGGTTTTGTGTTTTCAACGCTTGTTTAGGGGTTGTATCTTAGGAGAGTCCAGAATATGATTACTGAATTCCTTTAAAGTTTGACTCATCACCTGCTAAAAGTCAGAGCCCTATGCCTATTTTGCATCGATTTCATTTAGCAACAACTAATCAAACCCTTTTGTTCTTATGAGTCTCACTTAAAATAACAACAGCGTATCTTTGATCAATTCCTTTGCAGAGCCCTGGGATCTCTGCTGATGAGAGGTGGTCaattaattcaataaataaacaaacaaataaatacatctcattattattattaataaaatttcTATGCTGCTTAAAatcttgacctccttggaggaaaagagagatataagtgtaataaacaaacaaatacgaAGAGTTGTAGCCAACGAAGATGTCCCATTAGTATAAAACCTTCAGCCTGCACAATAggatttcctcttcctctccctgccccacatGTCTGCTGcacacccccaaatctgttctgggagttcctCCAAGTCTCCGGAGCAGATTAGGGACAtgtggggaggagaagagaggggtcCTGctgttcaggcagaagtctttgtgCTAACAGGACAACATCATTGGCTACAACTCCAAGCACTGTGCAAACGTTAAAGAGAGACAAAACCTGGCCATGGACTCACAATTTGACAAACGGACAacaaggaaaaagagaaaagacTCAAAGCTGAAGGTCAAATGGTTTTAAAAGGAAAATGGTCAGCCCATAGAACCATGTCAACCTCTATGAACAGGCCCACCTAGTGGTCCCTCCTCAGTAAGACGCACATGATTAGGGGCCTAGGAAACAGCCTTTTCAAGTGGTGGCTCATGGTacgtggaatttcctccctactgaggtgtgtctggccccaactctctatagcagcctttcccaaccagtgtgcctccagacgttgttggaccacatttcccatctttcctgaccattggcaatgctggctgaggctgatgggagttgtggtccaataacatctggaggcacactggttgggaaaggctgctctatagttTTAGTCAGCTAGTTAAGTTGCATCTTTTTCGGCAGGCATTTGGAGGAGGAGGAACGTGATTACtacggcggcggctgctgctatTAGTAATTAGTAATCATTTAGTGATTAGTTGTGGGTTTTTAAGATTTGcattattttatggattttacagtgtatgtgtttttaacttgcgcaaaggggtggtatataaattatctAAATAAAAGAGAATAAATAAGGATACAAGAATGCAGCATTAAAAATGCCATTTCCACTGCCTTGACCAATTTCCCATTGGAAGATGATCTATAAATATTCCAGATAAACAAATAACAATTCATCTATCCATCCAGACAAACTTAAATTGATATTTTTCAGACCTCAGATTTCACTTTTAAGGAAAagatttccccccccacacactattAGGGATTGCTGTTGTGGATAAACTATCCACCACCACTAGATGGCATTGTAGGTACTGAGCTGTTTGCTTGTCTAGTTTTGTATGGTGCCCTGACAAACACAGATAGGTCCATTAAATACAGTCAGTAAGGAATAAAATCCTGTTGGGTCCTAAACAGCATAAATAACCCTAAGCAGGCCCATATCCAGTTATTTCTTCCCTGCTCCTCATTAAAAAAACACCAGTGATcccctagagcaggggttctcaaAACATTCTACCCCCAGGGCCCTCATGATGGCTGGAAATGACTGAggtccaccagtcacaaaatgatgaCAGATGGATGCAGAGTTTGGCACAGTCAGCTGACAATTACTGACATCATTTTCTACTGATATCTAATCCATTTATTtaaattgctaaattctttgcattttctttaaatggatatttaaagagttccacagcctagttTCCCTCATTCTAAGTATCGGCATTTGCTCTGGAGGTATGGTGACAGACTCCCAGTTTTAGGCAGAACCGGCTGATCCAGAGGCTCTTAAGGGAGGAAACTTTTTCTGTTATATTTTTTCCTTCCCATACAGAGCAGACAAAAGCAGTACCTCTTCACAGAGTGCATTGTTAAGTGATGGAATTAGCTTCCTCAAGATGTTAAGTTTAGACTTAAGACGTGTTCTCTCTTGTCATTACCTTCTGGACCTCTCTTGGAGGTGGCATGCAGAAAAGGTCTTCAGATGATGACCTCAGGGTTCAGGTAGATTCACATGGGAAAAGGTGgtccttagatggctttaaaagaggattagtcaaattcatggaagaggacAAGGCTATGCCAATACTGATTCttgggggattccactttctacagacctccatttggagaactgtccagttattcctactctctgttccTGCTACTTAGCCAACTCCTgatccgcaagaggacctctcctcttattccatgactgttaaacttactcaggagtctttggtgaggtacctcgtcaaaagctttttgaaactcCAAGTACACCATATCAgccagatcacctctatctgtatgtttgttgacactctcaaaggacTCTAATGGATTAGTAAAACAGGACTTAccattgcagaagccatgctggctctgtttcagcaaggcttgctcttctatatggttggtcattttatctttaacaatactttctaccggTTTCCccaggacagaagttaagctaaccagcctgtaatttctgggatccccctggatcccttctaaagattggtgttacattggtcattttccagtcctcaggtatggaggtggatctgagggacaaattcagagcttggaaaagttacttttttgaactacaactcccatcagccccagccccagccagtctggacaaattacatatttttgttagaagatcagctatctcaCGTTCGAgttctttatttgtttatttatttattttcttggatttgttagatgcccacctggcaggttgtcctgccactctgggcgacatacaataaaatacatggtacattcaatataaaaacatatacacaaaaattaaaaccacaaacTAATGACTACAAAACctgaaaaacctaacccacctcaacagcctggttgaagagccaggtcttcaaggcccagcggaaacacatcaaggagggggcctggcggaggttGGTTGGTAAGGAATTCCATAGacagggggccacaactgagaaggctctcatcctagtcctcaccaatctagctgctttaacTGGAGGAATATGGAGTAGACCCTTCGTGGTCGATCTTGTTAAACGGCACCCCTGGTGATAATGGAGGCGTCCCTTTAGGTAGACTGGCTGGCATCAAATAGGGTCTTAAAAGTTAAAGTCactaccttgaatttggcccgagtaaccactggtaaccagtgcaactccttgaGCACTGGAGTGGTATGATCtcggcggcggctgcctttaatcaggcgagttgccgcattctgcactaattgcagcttacggaccattttcaagggtagacccacatatagtgcattacaataatctaagCGAGATGAAACCAAAGCATGCACCACCGAAGGGAGCAGACGGCTAGGGAGGTAGGGGTGTATGAGATGAAGTTGAATTCTCAAGTGGATATCATCCGGACCCGGCAATTTGTTAGTTTCGTTTTGACtgttaagcttagaacttcatctctcgtcaccactatttgcctcagactCTGTGTCAGACCGTGGACAGCTCTGAGAGCAATAAAGAACTTCCTCCAGTAAACTGCAAAACTCAACTAATGGAGATTTTACTTTGATGCAAATAGCACATCGTTAAGACTCTGAAAAACAATGGTCTAGCCTGGATTCTCACATGGATCTCACTATGGCAGGAGTGATGAACCTCTGGTTCACAGGCCAAAcgtggcccaccaggcctccccatttggcccacgagGCTGTTTTGGGGAAGTCACACCCACTTGCCCTACATCTGACATcacacatgacatcaggtgtgggataGATAAGGGTGAAGTGTCAAAGGAACTTAAAGtaggctcctgattgttcctttgctggagcaaggcatgcTCCCAACCCCCCATCGAGCATGCCatgctcaaggagggggaagcggAAAGTGCCTCTaagtgctgctctttgaagccgCCATGTGCACTGGGGTGCAAAGCAGAAAGGAAGCAAAAGGCTATTCTGCACTCTCCCTTTCAAGCTCCAATGACGCAGGTTGAAAGGAGCAGCACGGGGCAGGCTTTGCAAGCCTTCCTGCACTCCCCCTTTAAACGTCTGACAtcaggattttgacaggtggatggggcaacccacctgtcaatcacatgacttGTCACATGACTGgcaggtgggtggccctgcccacctgtcaaagttggcccacagaatGCCCACCTGTCCACTATGGAGTAATCACCATACAGGTAAGATAATGTTTTGCAAATCCATCATAACCCTAATTTGGCAATTTAGATTCTAATTGATTGTAGGTAGTATTGGCACTAGCTAGAGCATTAAGACAAATATTCTAAAAAgtatattatatagccacaaaagttgctgtatactatagtcagcatgggatttttgcattctgcaatgttaaatcaaaactACTTCTCATGCCATtcggatgcttcccataagctcatttcaaaacaaaccttacaaaacttatagccctgaactcagaaacgcttgtttaacaaccctctcaattttcatggcgatacacaaaacagttggagagaatcaagagttcaaagtgtaaaaagagagagagagagaacagaaccCTTTGGgactgttcacagagtacctgtaattctattactgaccttgccccatactctgaccttcatcttctgcagtttaaaggtttaaaaaatgcctggctgatttttaattaatttaagaaatttagcattgaactcaatgatgtcaggcatgctcagtaagaactgtgaGTGATTGGGTTTTCTCATCCAGCGAAACGAACCTTAGTTTGGGTGTAACCGTTTCCTCTCATACTGATTGCAATGCAAACCCAGTCAGGAAAGTAGATTTTTACATTTTATGTACAAATTCTGGGTCACTCAAATAGAGGGCAcaggcaaaacaaaacaatttcttaatttattactttttttaaaagtcacctcTGATCTTACCTTTGGGAGTCTGTACTTTTCTGGCAAATGAACCCTCAGGACAGCTCTCTCTGCCTTTTGTTGTGCAAAAGCTGCCTCTCTCTCCATTCTGGGAAGAGAAATGGGAGGTTTTGTAAATCATAGATTGGTGGGGGAAAGGGGGCTCTAccagcacgcacgcacgcacgcacacatgcacacacacacacaagaagaaAACGCGGAAAACCACAAAAGTGCAGGATAATATAAAGCAGAAAATGTCTAATGGAGAAAATACCTAACAGAGAAAATATGGAACGAAGTACAATAAAGTGTGTTTTGAGTATCTTCTTCAAGGGATCAGCTGTAACTTGGGCAGGGAATCTTAAGCCTGagaaccaaatgcagccctctaggctagggttgggggagaaattcggttcagtttgcatttaaagcccagTTGATAAaatcacacttcctgaaacaatgtgagaacacaaccatccttcaaattcatacttatctgaattttgcgctgcagttttccaaccaagcaatggttacaaaaaggcatatattagggggaaagtgtgcacaaaatgaatatattgatgaaaataacgtgcaaagaagcattatattatattatattatattacattatattatatcccaccctctcagtaggagcccagagcagtattaggagatattgcttgcaaaaatgtgtacattagtcaaaactgcatacagacatgtttattaagagaaatttgcactaaaatgctgaagaattttcatgaggatttcttttttaaaaattcacaaattgctggagaaatgtgaagaaccaaatttaagatcagaaaaatgagaaacagagaaccaaaactgacaggtcattccatccctactctaagCCTCTATATCTGGTCCATGGGACTGTTCCCAGGCTATCCGTCTTCCTCAGCCACACCCTTTTTTTTCTACGCCAGACCCTTCACTTTGCTTCAcctcttccttgagtgtttttgctgggctgcaatgtgtccttgaaccagagcttggaaaagttacttttttgaactacaactcccatcagccccacccagcatggccactggattgggctgatgggagttgtagttcaaaaaagtaacttttccaagctctgccttgaaCCCTGGTAATgccttttgcctgcctggatggaggatggagaaggGCCTATGATTGTGTGTAGAAACTGGTCTACTGCACACAGTTAAAATTTACATTCTTTGCCCCACCCACTTGcctctcccaccactggcatcttgcccttggaaggttgcccagaagggaatatggcccttgggctgaaaaaggttcctcacccctgaatgtgggaccttctacGTGCcgagcatgtgctttaccactaaGCCAAGCTCCTGCTATCTAAACTGGAGAGAGCACTGGCATGTTCCGGTCATAGAAGGATCAGAATGAGAGAAATCTGCCAAATATCACTTTACTGAAGTTTCAAGGCACCGTCACATAGAAGACAACAGAGGAAAAAAAGAACACCTAAGAAACatttgttgttgtatgccttcaagtcgattatgacttatggcaactctattaatctttttttggatatatttattgggttttcaaggtaagaggtattcagaggtggtttaccattgtcttcctctaggctcccagtattcccaggcggtctcccatgcaagtactaaccaggcctggccctgcttagcttccaagatcagctGAGATccggcgtgttcagggtagtatggccataggctttAAGAAACGTTTAGCATTTACTAAAAGCCATTAAAAATACTCATCTTCTAGCAACATCTATCTGAAGaggtaggaacataagaagagtcctgtctAGTGCAGCATTCTGTTTCTCGCAGTGGCCAGTAAGATACCTCTGAGAAGCCACTAGCAGGGCATGGAGACAACAGCGCCCTCCTGCTGTTGCATCCCAACAACAAGTCAGTGACACACCGGCTTCGAACATGAAAATACCATATAGTAGCTATCCTAGTAGTTGGCCAACATCTAAAGACCTGTGCTGGTTCAGGCCACAGCTCCATCTAGTGCATCCTTCTGCTTCCCACGtgtccttagggaagcccccaacTGAGCATGAAGACTGTTATCATTGGCATATACTATCTCTGAGCATGGAATATGCAATGCATGTTAAATGCTCTGA is a genomic window of Rhineura floridana isolate rRhiFlo1 chromosome 1, rRhiFlo1.hap2, whole genome shotgun sequence containing:
- the CPLX4 gene encoding complexin-4 yields the protein MAFLMKNMLSNQVKKLGLGGGGEVNKDEAAPTDPATAARMTREEYEEYQKQMIQEKMEREAAFAQQKAERAVLRVHLPEKYRLPKSELDENQIQMAGDDVDLPEDLQKMMAEDQVEEEDKDFILRQLQNIQNMDMDTIKEKAQATFTDIKQAAEQKCSIM